GGAACTTACCCGACAAGGAATTTCGCTACCTTAGGACCGTTATAGTTACGGCCGACATTCACGGGGACTTTGGTGCCCTGCGTTAACAGAACAGCCTTAATCTTTCCGCATTGGTCACGTGTCACTCCCTATACGTTGATTTAACATCTTAGCAGAGAGCTGTGTTTTTGGTAAACAGTCGCCAGACCCCCTTTACTGTGGCCACCCGAAGATGGCACCCCTTCTTCCGAAGTTACGGGGCTAGATTGCAGAGTTCCTTAGAGAGGTTTCTCTCGCGCGCCTTAGTACATTTACACCCACCTACCTGTGGCGGTTTACGGTACGGGCAACGAGCATAGCATGTGCATCAGCTTTTCTAGGCAGTTCGTCCAAGACATGCCTTCCCCCGAAGGGTAAGACGTGGAATACGATTACCACTGTCCCTTTCAAACCGCGCACTGAACACTAATTACTCGTTGGTGACGGAATATTAACCGTCTGTCCATCGACTACGCCTTACGGCCTCGCCTTAGGTCCCGACTAACCCTCTGCCGACGAACGTGGCATTCAGGAAACCTTGGGTTTACGGCGACCAGGATTCTCACCTGGTTTATCGCTACTCATGTCTGCATCCTCACTCGTCTGCGCTCCACAGTTCCTTACAGTTCTGCTTCAGCGCACAGACGACGCTCTCCTACCAAACGTGTAAACACGTTTCCGCGGCTTCGGTATCAAGTTTAATCGCCAATCATTTTCGGCGCGAAATCGCTCGATGAGTCAGCTATTACGCTATGTTTAAATGGTGGCTGCCTCTAAGCCAACATCCTCACTGTCTATGCAATTTCACATCCTTTCCACTTAACTTGATTTGGGCACCTTAGCCGGCGATCTGGGTTGTTTCCCTTTCGACCATGAATGTTATCACCCACAGTCTGACTGCCAGGGATTTGGGATCTGGGTATTCGGAGTTTGATTGGTTTTGGTACCATGGTAGTGGCCCTAAGCCATTCAGTGCTCTACCCCCCAGAGTTCTTTACCTGACGCTAGCCCTAAAGCTATTTCGGAGAGAACCAGCTATTACGGGGTTTGATTAGCCTTTCACTCCTAGCCACAGCTCATCCGAGCACTTTTCAACGTACACCGGTTCGGTCCTCCACTACATGTTACTGCAGCTTCAACCTGGCCATGGCTAGATCACCTCCGCTTCGGGTCTATCGCCCGCGACTAATGTCGCGCTTGTCACACTCGCTTTCGCTTCGCCTCCGTATCAAAAATACTTAGGCTTGCCACGAACGATAACTCGCAGACTCATTATGCAAAAGGCACGCCGTCACACATCCGAAGACATGCTCCGACACCTTGTAGGCACGTGGTTTCAGGTACTTTTCACTCCCCTTCCGGGGTCCTTTTCACCTTTCCCTCACGGTACTTGTTCACTATCGGTTGCTGGGTAGTATTTAGCCTTACGCAATGGTTTGCGCATCAATTCACACGGGGTTCCACTTATCCCGTGTTACTCGGGGATCCTCTAGGCTTCAGTCAGGTTTATTCTACGGGGCTATCACCCTCTCTGGCCGCCTGTTCCAAGGCGTTCCTTTACCATTCCTCTTACCACATTGAGGCCCACACCACCGAGAGGCAAGCCTCTCGATTTTGGGCTGTTCCGCTTTCGCTCGCCGCTACTTACGGAATCGCATTCGCTTTCTTTTCCTCCGCTTACTGAGATGTTTCACTTCAGCGGGTGTCGCTCTACCTGGACTATGAATTCATCCAGGAGTCACTGGGTTCACCAGTGGGGTTTCCCCATTCGGAGATCCCCGGGTCAAAGACTGCTTCCGTCTCACCGGGGCTTATCGCAGGTAACCGCGTCCTTCATCGCCTCCCAGCACCAAGGCATTCACCTCGTGCCCTTAGTAGCTTATCTAAATGTATCAACTTACCTTAGTATGTATATACTAATGGCGCCGAACAAAGTTGCATGGCATTTTTTCCATGCAGGGTTGTCAAAGAACGACTGCCTCTTCCAGCGGGAAGGGGCAAAATTCGTGTTTCGTTTTAGGCGGGTGGTGGGCCAGGCTGGACTCGAACCAGCGACCCCGCGCTTATCAAGCGCGTGCTCTAACCAACTGAGCTACAGGCCCTGTTTGCACAGGTCCGGCTGCGGGTTGGTGGAGCTGAGGAGATTCGAACTCCTGACATCCTGCTTGCAAAGCAGGCGCTCTACCAACTGAGCTACAGCCCCGTTTTTAGTGGGCCGAAGCCCGTTCAGTGCCGAAGCTCGGCCTGGTTGTTTCTATATCACCCGTCCTGACAAAGAGCATTTCACTCTTTGAAAACTAAATTGTGTAATGGCTTCCACCAATCATTCCCTTTGATCAAACAAGTTTGATATCCGGAAATGTTCGACCTTCCAAGGCAAGCAAGCTTGCCCCAGTACTCCCTAGAAAGGAGGTGATCCAGCCGCAGGTTCCCCTACGGCTACCTTGTTACGACTTCATCCCAATTACCAAGCTTACCTTCGACCACGTAATCGCAGGCTTCGGGTGCTCCCGGCTTTCATGATGTGACGGGCGGTGTGTACAAGGCCTGGGAACGTATTCACGGCGCCGTAGCTGATGCGCCGTTACTAGCGATTCCAACTTCATGGAGTCGAGTTGCAGACTCCAATCCGAACTGAGCCTAGTTTTGGGGATTTGCTCCATCTCGCGATTTCGCTTCCCATTGTACTAGGCATTGTAGCACGTGTGCAGCCCTGGGCGTAAGGGCCATACTGACTTGACGTCATCCCCACCTTCCTCCTCATTCAAATGAGGCAGTCTGTCCAGAGTGCTGGAGAAACGTGTTCTCCGTGGCAACAGGACACAGGGGTTGCGCTCGTTGCGGTACTTAAACCAACATCTCACGACACGAGCTGACGACAGCCATGCAGCACCTGTGATCGTCCAGCCGAACTGACGTCCCGCTTTCACGGGACTATGACGAACATGTCAAGCCCAGGTAAGGTTCTTCGCGTTGCATCGAATTAAGCCACATGCTCCACCGCTTGTGCAGGCCCCCGTCAATTTCTTTGAGTTTTAACCTTGCGGCCGTACTCCCCAGGCGGTGCACTTAATGCGTTAGCTCCGCCACGGAGCGGGTCGAACCGCCCCACAGCAAGTGCACACCGTTTACTGCTAGGACTACGAGGGTATCTAATCCTCTTCGCTCCCCTAGCCTTCGTACCTCAGCGTCAGAATGTGTCCAGAGTATCGCCTTCGCCACTGGTGTTCCTCCCGATATCTACGCATTTCACTGCTACACCGGGAATTCCATACTCCCCTCCACACCTCTAGCAAAATAGTTTTCAGCGCCATTTCCGGGTTGGGCCCGGGGATTTCACGCCAAACTTATCTCGCCGCCTACGCACGCTTTACGCCCAGTAAATCCGAACAACGCTCGGGGCCTCCGTATTACCGCGGCTGCTGGCACGGAGTTAGCCGCCCCTTCCTGTGCTGCTAATATCAGACCTGATTCAAACCAGGCTTTACTCGCAACCGACAGGGGTTTACGACCCTAAGGCCTTCATCCCCCACGCGGCGTCGCATCGTCAGACTTTCGTCCATTGCGAATGATTCTCGACTGCTGCCACCCGTAGGTGTATGGACCGTGTCTCAGTTCCATTGTGGCTGACCGTCCTCTCAGACCAGCTATCCGTCGTCGCCTTGGTAGGCTTTTACCCTACCAACTAGCTGATGGAACGCGGGCTCATCCTAGAGCGGCTTGCGCCTTTAATCCGAAGATCTTATCCGGTATTACCCTGACTTTCGTCAGGCTATCCCGGTCCCTAGGGCAGATTCCCACGTGTTACTCACCCGTTCGCTGCTAATCCCTTCTAATATTGCTATTGTCCGTTCATCGCTCAACTTGCATGTCTTATCCACGCCGCCAGCGTTCGTTCTGAGCCAGAATCAAACTCTCCGTATAAAAACGTTAGTTCGATTATCACTCGGCTAAACGCCAACTAATAATGTTGTTTTTTATTTACTCAAATACTCAATAAAGACTCCCTAACAAGAGCCTCTATCGAGGGCTTCTGCCATTACACAATTCAATTTTCAAAGAACGTTTCGGACCAAGCCGAAATGCTTCCAAAAGACAACAACACCCCGACACGACTTCCCTTGCGGGAAACGTCCCTGGGTTTTGGCTTCAGCCAAGAGGAACCGTTTCACCGGTTCGTTGTCTCCGAAAGCGGGGCGCAGTTCACAGTAAACTCACCAATCGCGCAAGTGTTTTTTTCGTTTTTTTTCGGGCCGCACGAATTTTATCCGGCGTTCCCAAGTTTGATCCCAAATACGGCAACTTCAAAAATGGCGTTTCAGGCCAAAAATCAGCCAATACGCGCTCATTCGAGGCCGCCGATGCATCCCTGCGCGACGGTGGGTTACAGTCAGAAAGTACCACAAAAACTTTATTCGCGCCAATGGTTTTTAGCCGATCGAGGGTTAAATTGACGTGATTGAGCACTCCAAGTCGGTTTGGAGCGGCTAAAATCACGCCGCATTTCAAAGTTTTTACCACCTCATCCCACGTCACGCCGGCGGCTTCGGAGCTCAAAGGAACGCGCAAACCGCCCGCGCCTTCCACCAACAACCGCTCGCACTCCCCTTCCATCCTGCGGATGGCGTTCACGATGTGCTCTCGCTTCAAACGCCCGCGTGAGGCGACAAGCGGGGTCACTGGTTTTTGGTAATGAAAGGGGTTCATTTCATCATCAGTCAATGCGCCCGGCTGCAGGCTTTGCAATAGCCGCACGTCATCGCGTGGACCGGTGCAGAGGGGCTTGATGGCGACTGCGTTTTCGCCTTGGGCGCGGAGGTGATCGAGCAACAGTGCGGTGAGGATTGTTTTGCCTGCCCCGGTATCAGTGCCGGTAATGAAGGACGTGCGTGTGGCGCGCTTCATTTCCAGTAGGTGTAAAGAATCTTGATGTCCGTGGGGCTGGCGCGGCTGAGGACGGCCACGAGCGTGCGGCTGAGCTTGCCGGCGCTTGCCTGCACGGTAACTTCGTAGGTGGCGCTTCGCACGCTGAAAAATCGTCGGGCGTTGGCAATGGCGTCGGCAGTGAATCCGGCGCGTTGGATTTGGGCGACATCGTCAAAGGGCTCGTCGTCCTCTGTGCCGTCGATGCCGTCCAGCCCGGCACGCATTTGCATAAGGAGATCCACGCGAGCCTGATCAAACCCGGGGACAAGCTGCATCACTTCGGCGGAGGCTGTGTTTAAATTGATGTAGCCGGTGGAGATGGAGGTGAACAAATCAACCATCCCAAATGGGTAGGCAATTTCCTCTTCTTCTTCCACGCCGGGTAAGATGGCGCTGGGTGCGTGCAGGGGGTTGGCGGCGATTTGTTTGGCGCGGCTGCCCCAATAAATTTCCGGGGTCATACCTTCAATTAATAATAATTCCTTGAGGTCATCGATGGGTCCATT
The Limisphaerales bacterium genome window above contains:
- the bioD gene encoding dethiobiotin synthase codes for the protein MKRATRTSFITGTDTGAGKTILTALLLDHLRAQGENAVAIKPLCTGPRDDVRLLQSLQPGALTDDEMNPFHYQKPVTPLVASRGRLKREHIVNAIRRMEGECERLLVEGAGGLRVPLSSEAAGVTWDEVVKTLKCGVILAAPNRLGVLNHVNLTLDRLKTIGANKVFVVLSDCNPPSRRDASAASNERVLADFWPETPFLKLPYLGSNLGTPDKIRAARKKTKKTLARLVSLL